Sequence from the Parus major isolate Abel chromosome 1, Parus_major1.1, whole genome shotgun sequence genome:
ATCTCGTCTTTCCAGGGACCTGCCTCCAAAAATGGTAATAGGTACTCCActgggcaacctattccaaAGCTTGACCATTCTCATAGCATAAAAATGTTTACCCATGTATCCAGTTGAAATCTCTCCTTTCAATTGAGGACTCTTATCTTGCAACACCATTAATAACTTGACTCTCCTGCCTTCATAATGTCTTTGTAGGTATTGGAAGACTCCTATTAGGTTCCTTTGAAATTTTGTCCTGAGCAACTTCTTGTCACTTATTCCAGACCCTTGACCAACTTGCTCATTCCTCCACTGAAGTCACTTCAAGTTatcaatgtctttcttgcatTTGGGTGGAGAAGGAGGGACAAGACTGGACACAACACCCTCAATGatgtcacagaatcatttagatGAGAAatgacctttaagatcattgaatccaactgTAAACCCAGGtctgccaaatccaccactaaaACAAGTCCTTAAGTGCCATGTTTACTTTATATACTTGTAAATGAAGCGCTTGCTGTGTTTACTTATTATACTTTAAATACcaccagggatggtgattccatTGCTTTCCTGTTCTAATGCTCGAGCATCCTTCTCATAAAGGAATtgttcctaatatccaatcAAAACCTCCCCTGGTGAAACTTTAAGCCATTTCCCTCTGTCCCATCTTGTTCCTTGAGAGAAAAGACTGATCCCCACCCGACTATACCCTTCTTTCAAGtggttgtagagagcaataaagCCTCCCCTGagcctgcttttctccagactaCACCacctcagcttcctcagcttctcctcctaAGACTTACAAGGAACAGCTTTCTCTTGGGGAAGTGATGCTGAGTCATCACCTGCTTCTGCTTCATGTGCCCAGAGATGTGTTCCAATAAGACCTTCTCCCAGGAAATTACAAGTTTGTCTTCATCATTTAAGGATTTTCAAACTGATCTTCAATTTTATGTACGTTGCAGAATTTACAGGGATTTGTTTTGCCTAGCAACACATTGCTTGGTACATATGGTGCTAGATTCAAAAGTAGATTCATTCCAGTAGAAAGGAAGTGTCTCATTCTCTTCTGACAGCAGCTGCGCAGTTCCCTTAAGAGAACCTTGCATTTCTTGATTCTGGTATTCAAGTGCACTGACACAATTTCTTTCACCAAACATAGTGTGCAAGTAAATAGCAATGTATCTCCAGGCTAGGCTTCAAACCCAAAGTATTTTCCGATAGTTTACTGTCTTTTGTGAATGCAGCATTATTCTTACCTTATAGCTTTCAGCTCCTTGGATTACATCTTTCATTGAAGCAGACAATTGATCTTTTTCTGATTGAACCAACTCCAACTGTTCCTTCAGAGTCTGCAtcttattaaaaagaagagTGTGTCATTATAACAAAGCCCTCCATGCAGAATCTTCCTCttatcaggaaaaaatcagAGTACCTCTTTTCGGCTGGCATCtaattctttctttgctttcacagcaaccactttaattttgtttagcttctctcctttttcagcAGATTCTTTTTCAAGCATCCCTAAGATAAATacataagaaaattaaaaattacacctttccatttcttcctAAGAAGTGAAATTAAACTAAACTCAATTAGAACACAAACATCAGCATGACtgtaaaaccaaacaaaatataaGGCAGGGGGAGATGTTCAAGTGTTTCATtcaattaaacatttaatttgaaGCTAAAACATCCAGACACACAGAAAGCTTAGGGACAATCCTTCACTGGACAATCTTTCCTTGCTTCAGAAGCTCCCATCACAATTAAGAGTTATATTCCTGTCTACTTCTACATAAATTTAACAACGCAGAAGCATTTTCCTGTTAATGTGTTGGGATAACTCCAATAAAACAACAGTAGTTTTGGCAGTGttgcttctctttccttctcgTAGCCTCAGGGGTTCTTACTGATAACCTtctcacatttaaaaaataaagattaaatcCACTACACTGTTTATAGACAGATGtatagaggaagaaaaagccttAAAAAGTATCAAATCATATCCAACTTAAAACTGCTAACATTTTAAATCCCCAAGGGAAGGAATACTGTAGGAAGATGCATTAATATCTACTTCTCCATCTTCctcagctttcaaaaatacagGACAATtatgcaaagaaagaaaaggtaacAATCCAAAGAAGCCAAACcatttatatatatgaaaaaagggagaaagataCCAATTTTGTCTTGAAGCTCTGCTACTGAAGACTGTTGATCAGTTTTCTCAGTCAGTGTCTCCATTAAATTCTGTATTATAAACAAAGATACAAGAAGTATTACAAAAATTTCTTTGTAGTACCTATTTTGTCCCTAATAAGCCTCCAGAAGTTTCAGCTACAGCTAAAACTGTCTATGATCCTACTACCAGGAAAGCCTTTATGAGCAACTTCATATCAGCTTGGTGAAAGTTATGTTGAAAGCAGAACATTGCAATCTTTTAAGAGCAGCTTTCCATCCTGTCCAAGGACAAAAAAGGGGAGACACCTTCATTCTATAGCTGTCAGCTTTACAACTCAGCAATTCCCAAGACCTGAAGCTAATGCAGATCAATCAGCTTTGAGATGGAACCACAGAAAGTTAGAGGTGAAAGATTATCAGGTCAGTCCATCTAGTCAATTGATTGCTTCAAGGGATATTGATAAGAAGAAAGGTTCAAGTACAAGCAACTTTTGTCAAAAACATTAtgattggttttgtttctttttttttttttcctgggggaAAGAAGGGATTTCTGAGGTGCtagaaaacccagaaatatGTGCTTTCTAGAAGGGAGACTCACTTTTAGgccaagggaaaagaaaagaaaaaaaaagaaaagagagaattgaaagtattttttgaaCCTTAATTCTGAAGACTTTAGAGGTTTAGTCTTTATACTTCAATAACAAAATATAACCTTTAGAGAACTCAGTTCGTCTTTCACATTTCTAAGCTCAGTTTCCTTTTGTTCCAGAATGAAATTTAGGTCGTCttgtttttcagattctttttgctgttcttgtATTTGACTTTCATAAAAAGCAAGTTTTTGATTGATCTCTTCAGTATTAGCTAAAAGATCTTGATTTTCAATCCTTGCTTTTTCACTGGCATTCCTCAGCTCCTGGATGTCACGTTGAAGCGCTTCTTTTTCAGACAACACTCCTTCCAGTTCTTCTctcaagagatttttttctttttcaaaatcatGAATAAGGGATCTATGTTCTCTATGTTgagctgcattttcttcttctaatcTCTCAACTTCTCGCTGCAAACTAATTacttcctcctccttttgtAGAGCAAGGCACTgctcttctttaatttttgatAAGCATTCATTTGCAATTTTTAACAAGTTAAGAGAATCATATTCTTCATTAGAATCTGAAATGCTGAACCCCACCTGCTCAAGTAGGTGGTACAGCTGAGTTCTTACAAGGGATGTGTGCATTTGTTCATTTTCAAGTACTGTTGATATATGATCTTTTTCTGCAGTCATCATCTCTAGTTTCTTTTGTAAGTTTTCAGACTGCTCTTTCAATACTAAACAACCATCTTTTTCAGATGTagcctttcccagctcttcaCTTAATTCACCTTTTTCCTGAATGAGtttcttattttcctcatgAAGAGTGTACACTTCAGATGAAAGCTGCTCTTTATCACGCACCAGAGATTCAATCTGTTTTTCTAGTTGCTCTAGCATTTGAGCATTTTCACTCTTTAAAGTTAAAGCTTCATTCAGTCTCTCTATTAATACCTCTTGCTTTTGCTTCAGGTCATTAACATACTCTTTAGCAACATCCACTTCTTGCTGAAGTTCCTGAATTTTAACTTGGTCTTGCTTGGACGTTTCCTGAAggatttctctctctccaccCAAGCATTTTACATCATTTAAAATATCCCTGTTTTGATCAGTAAGTACAACTATCTTTTCTTCCAGTTCTCTTATAGTAATCTCTTTTTGGTCAATAGAGCTTATCATTGTGTTATTGTCCTCCTGAAGACTAACAATTTTACATTTAAGCTCTTCTATCTCTAACTGATTGGATGACAATTTTTCTACTTCTTCCTGGAGGCGATTTACAGTTTCAAGAAGAACATCCTTTTCACTGAAAGCAGCCCGGAGTTTCTGTTGCAGTTGACTGACATCAGAAGCTTGCTGTTGTTTCATTGATTCAAACTCCTGGCTGATCTTTCCAGCAGATTCACCTAGCTCAGCCTGGAGAGTTTCCATTGTTTCTCTCAGGCTGTTGTAATTGGACActgcttcttctttctcctgAGTTAGCTTTTCAAGTTGTTCCCTAAGTTCCTGCATTTCAAAAACTAATGCCATCTGTTCTTTTTCAGAACCAGATAATAAAGTTTCATTTAGTTCAGAAATTTCTCTCTTGTGTTCATCTTTCAGAGTTTGAATCTCCAATTTGTGCTCTTTCGCAGCAGTTTCATAGTGCTGTCCCGCTGCTTGGAGCTCCAATTTTAGTTTTTCAATTACACAGCAGTAATCTTCTTTAGTAAGCTGCAATTCATTTATCTTAAAGTCCAAATCTTCCCTCTCATGAAAGTACTCATCCTTCATACGATGGATTTCCTCTTCCAGTTTTATCTTGACATTGGTCATATAAGTTAACTCATCTTTTAATATACTATGTTGGGACTGGAGTTCTTCTAAACTATGCTCCAGGTATCtaactttttcttccatttttgcTTCTACACAAGGTTCTTCCTGTGTATCTGCAACATCTatcttgttttctaaatttttatttaagactTCTCTCAGTTGCTCCAAGTTATATTCATGCTGGTCAGTTGGAGCATGCATTTCATCCTTGGCATTTTTCTCTGCCAAGTTGTGCTGTAActgatttatttgattttgcttttcttcattttctttagatGATACTTCAATTTGATGCATTAGTTCTGACACCTCTTCCTGATGggcaatttttaattttttaagctcttcattcagattttttatttcattatggTAACACTGAGAGTTGCTTTTAATAGTTTCTTGCAGATTTGTCActtctttgtttttgtcttcattCACATCTTCCAACTGTTTGTTCAGACACAAAATTTGCTCCTCATAAGTAGATTTAATTCTTTGGACATCATCTTGTAAccttttaacttctttttgaCTGTCATTGTAACATTCAGCCTGTTCCACCAGCtccatttgtttttttacttgttCTTCTAATTCcatcttcagcttttttaaCTCCTCATCGTGCTTGCATTGTGCATTTGCTAATTCACTCTTCAGAGcctttatttcttccagagaGTCAATTCTTGATTGTTCCAGTTGCTTCTGCAATTCTTCTGTTTTTGCCACTGCAGCCTAAGCAAACaaggaaattattaaatactGGTTAATTTAGCACACCAAATTTCCAAGAGAACTGTTTACAACAATGAATTAGAAAATGTAGCAGTCTAGTTTTAAAGACTGATATAGCTTTTAAATATCTAACTGTATTAGAATAACTCAATTCAGAAGACACTGCACAGAGTACAAGAACATTTGCAAAATATGAAAGGAAGACTAAGTCCTAAATTATGTTTACCAGCATAATTTCACAAAATAGTCATGACAGAGTTCAGCTTTAGCAACTATTCTGATAATATAGTAAAGATCAGATTACTTTTAGTGCATCAAATTCAGGTATCTGGAATATAAAGATGTCCATCAATTGCAAGCAATTTAGTCTTCACTTTACTATTAATTGAGATTATTGATATAATATAGATGTCTTGACTGACAGGCTCCTTCTTATGAATATCTAAAGGTAAACATGATATGAATATCTAAAGGTTTACCTCATAAAGGTAAACCTGTGCTCCCATGGAAAATCAGAGCTGATTGATTGAAGTCAATGTAGGCTGTTAATGCACAGACTGAATTCATCTTGCAGCTGTGGAACTAGACAGtgtatataataattttttattattactatgaACTAGATGGTACAGAGAAACTATGCTTTAATATATGAAGCctttatatttagatttttttaagagacaGAACACAGgtaagtgaagaaaaatattaaaattaaatacacaacAAGTAAACctatataataataaatatatcattatttaattattattatattatatatataatataataataaatataattct
This genomic interval carries:
- the GCC2 gene encoding GRIP and coiled-coil domain-containing protein 2 translates to MTEAETARGGCSGAGGGCGAAISLPLQPAGPAMEVQDAGQEMVASSGTPGSGKSKLDTLPKEDLIKFAKKQMMLIQKVKSRCAELEKEIDELRSKAATAGADDIIQALTERLDAVLLEKAESQQQCIALKKENTQVKQEAEAAVAKTEELQKQLEQSRIDSLEEIKALKSELANAQCKHDEELKKLKMELEEQVKKQMELVEQAECYNDSQKEVKRLQDDVQRIKSTYEEQILCLNKQLEDVNEDKNKEVTNLQETIKSNSQCYHNEIKNLNEELKKLKIAHQEEVSELMHQIEVSSKENEEKQNQINQLQHNLAEKNAKDEMHAPTDQHEYNLEQLREVLNKNLENKIDVADTQEEPCVEAKMEEKVRYLEHSLEELQSQHSILKDELTYMTNVKIKLEEEIHRMKDEYFHEREDLDFKINELQLTKEDYCCVIEKLKLELQAAGQHYETAAKEHKLEIQTLKDEHKREISELNETLLSGSEKEQMALVFEMQELREQLEKLTQEKEEAVSNYNSLRETMETLQAELGESAGKISQEFESMKQQQASDVSQLQQKLRAAFSEKDVLLETVNRLQEEVEKLSSNQLEIEELKCKIVSLQEDNNTMISSIDQKEITIRELEEKIVVLTDQNRDILNDVKCLGGEREILQETSKQDQVKIQELQQEVDVAKEYVNDLKQKQEVLIERLNEALTLKSENAQMLEQLEKQIESLVRDKEQLSSEVYTLHEENKKLIQEKGELSEELGKATSEKDGCLVLKEQSENLQKKLEMMTAEKDHISTVLENEQMHTSLVRTQLYHLLEQVGFSISDSNEEYDSLNLLKIANECLSKIKEEQCLALQKEEEVISLQREVERLEEENAAQHREHRSLIHDFEKEKNLLREELEGVLSEKEALQRDIQELRNASEKARIENQDLLANTEEINQKLAFYESQIQEQQKESEKQDDLNFILEQKETELRNVKDELSSLKNLMETLTEKTDQQSSVAELQDKIGMLEKESAEKGEKLNKIKVVAVKAKKELDASRKEMQTLKEQLELVQSEKDQLSASMKDVIQGAESYKNLLIEYDKQGEELDSEKGRANNLERQIDDLTRQLQVSSEQHDQLRSANEDLLARVETLQNNAKLLETQILEIQRAKAKADKELEAEKLLREQKTKEHSGALREMEELQMQLQKEKKHLQKTMQELELARKDAQKSTLMDMEIADYEKLVKELNQKITDKDSRIEDLEQETGIQKQKQETLQEEIKSLQSTMQQDEERNAKIKQLLVKTKKELADSKQAESDHLMLQASLKGELEASQQQVEAYKIQVAVLTSEKHKVQEQLRTSSEQHQRTMSACQQKIAALQEECRAAQAEQASVTSEFESYKVRVHNVLKQQKNKSAARTESEGAKQEREQLEMVIDQLKVKLQDAQHNSQMNASELQTLQSEHDTLLERHNKMLQETVAKEAELREKLCTIQSENMVIKTEHAQALSQLTAQNEALRNNFRDQVRNLQEEHRKTVETLQQQLSRVETQLFQLKSEPSTRGPAVSNAAMKSLRERRNTDLPVLDVHTVAREEGEGMETTDTESVSSASTYVQSLEQLLNSSEAKPEPSQWQADLTKDELIQKLNTTTKSADHLNELLRESEATNAILMEQIKLLKNEIRRLERNQEREKSVANLEYLKNVLLQFIFLKSGSEKERLLPVIDTMLQLSPEEKGKLVAIAQGEEESTSRPSGWASYLHSWSGLR